The nucleotide window TCCAACCGTCCGGCTCTCCCTTCCTCTTGAAGTACTCCATCGTTATCGAGATATAGCCTATGGGAGCCTCAAACCAGACGTAGAGGACCTTGCCCTTTACGTCCTCTTCATCGAGTGGAACAGGAATGCCCCAGTCGAGGTCGCGCGTCATTGCCCTCTCTTCAAGACCTTCCTCAATCCAGCCGAGGACGGTGTTCCTCACGTTCGGCTTCCAATGCTCCTGCCGCTTCACCCACTCTTTGAGCCTCTCCGCGAAGTCCTCCATCTTGATGTAGTAGTGGGCGGAATCCTTGAAGGTTATCGGGTTGCCGCAGAGGTTACAGCGCGGGTTTATGAGTATCTCCGGCGTGAGTGGCCTTCCACAGATCTCACACTGGTCGCCACGCTGGTTCTCCGCCCCACAGTAGGGGCATGTTCCGATGACGTACCTGTCGGGCAGGAACATCTTGTCATGCTCGCAGTAGGCTTGCTTTGTGACCTTCTTGACGAGATGGCCGTTTTTGAGAGCCCTTAGGAAGAACTCCTGGCTTAGTCTGTAGTGAACAGGAAGTTCAGTTCTTCCAAAGAAGTCAAAGCTTATCTTCGCCCTCTCGAACGTCGTCTTTATGTGCTCGTGAAACTCATCAACGATTTCTCTTGGGCTCCTACCCTCCTTCAGGGCCCTGAAGGTTATCGGCGTTCCATGCTCATCGGTTCCGCATATAAAGACCACTTCCTCGCCCCTCAGCCTCAGATAACGAACGAAGATGTCCGCGGGGAGGTAAGCACCGGCGAGATGACCGGCGTGAATTGGCCCATTGGCATAGGGAAGCGCGGAGGTCACCATGTACCTGACCATTTTACCACCTCCTGCCCGTTGTTGTGAAAGGTGCAAAATTTAAACATTACGGTAGGTTATTACGACAGGTAGACGTTATGTCTCATTTTGTATATCAATCGCCAGCTCCACCCAGTTTTCCCTTCCCTTCTTGTAAATCTTGACGAGACCCCTCTGCTCTAGTCTTCTAAACATCCTCCAAGCGGAGGTCTTAGGTATATCAAGAGCCTTCCTAACATCGGCCTGGCTAGCTCCCCCGCCAACCTCCATCAGGTACTTTATGGCCCTTATCTCATCGTCATTTAGGTTGTATTCCCGCATCAAGCGGGAAAGAAAGTCTTCGGGAGGTTTCTCCTCAACCTTCTTCGGCCTCCTCCAGAATCTCAAGGCCACCAAAAGGGCAATAATAACCGCACCGATGAGGAAGTACGTATAGAAACGCCTCCTTTCGGGGATTATGTCCTCGAACACGTAGGAAATGCTCTGATTTCCTGGTGGCATCTCTATTGTGTTCCCGGAAAGGGATATTGGGATATCACTCAGGCCCACGATCACCGTGCCCTCCGGAAGCACCACCGTGAAAGTCTGATTGATGGAAACTTTAAGGGTCCATACGACACCCTCCTTCATCGTGAGGTCGGGCGTGTAATAACTCACGAGAATCTCATCCGCATCTTCTGGGTAAACCACGAGGACATCCCCACGAATCTCATAGACGAGCGGCTCCCCATTTTCATCAGTTACCTCTATTCCCTCAACATTTTTCCCAAGCAACGGGATTTCAACCTGGAAGGCGTACTCCTCCGGGATTATCCTCATCGAGACCTCAACGACACCATCCCTGTAAACCTTAAGCTGGAGATCGATTGGGATATACTGGGCAGATGCGAGGGGCAGGAGAAGCATGAGAAAGAGCAAAAAAATCCAGGTCCTCATTCCGAGCCCCCCCCAGCCATCGATATGAAGCGACCCACGTAATTCAGGGCCCTAAGAGCGTTGACCATGTAAAGGAGGGCCTCCCTCTCCCTACCCATGGAGAGGCTTAAGGAGGCCACTTCGATGTTCTTCTCCGCGAATGTCAATGCTTCCATGGGTCTTGAAACATCAATTCCACTTCTCGACATATCCTCAAGGATACCCCTATACTGGTTGGCCTTAACTTGGAGCCTACCGAGAAAAGACCTCGGATTCTCGGAGGCCTGCCTGAAGACGTAGGCTGCCTGAAGCCTGCTGGCCTCAGCCTGGAGTTTGAGGAGGAGTGGTGAGCTCTCATCTATGAGCTGAAGAGCCTCCAACCACTTGCCTTCTTCCACGAGCCTCTTTACTCTTTCCCTTAAGGCCCTAACCTCCTCCACCTCATGCCGAATTTCATTGACCTCAATGCCAACGTCCTCAGCACTTAGGGCGGTCAGCTCGGCGTACTTCAGGAGAAACCCACTCTTATTCAGGAAATCCTCGACTACGTGCCTCGCGTTCCTCTGCCTGAAGGTGAGAAACATAGATATTAGAGCACTTTCAAGCATCCTTTTCTCACTTTCCGCTTTCTCCAACGTTTTTTTAGCAGCCTGAACGTTCTCGACTCTTAGCTCATTCCTTGCCTGCAGGTATAGGGAAAGGGTGTTCAGATAAGCTTCTCTAAGCGCGGAGGTGTTGTAACCCCTCTTTTCTAGGTAAGTTAAGGTTAAGTTAACGTAACTCAGGTATTTCAGCCCCCTGTTTATCTCCCCGGCAAGGTCCATTTGGCTCTCGTCCCTAACCTCAACCTGCCGAAGGGAACTCTCAACGGCTCTGAGACCCATCACCGAGAGATTTTTGGCCTCTAGATACTTTCCGGCATCCAGCATATCTGTTGCCCTATCCCTAAGCTCCTCCGCGGCCTTCACGTTTCCATCAACATCGAACATCTTGGCAACGCTTATCGCCCTCTCAAGAACCTTAAGAAGAGCTTCCGCACTCTCCCTTTCATCCGCATAGACTACGGTCGCGGAAAGAATCATTGCCACGATTAACAGAGCAGCGCTTTTACTTCTCATTCACGCTCCCACTTGAACTTTACCTAATTCATTCATAGGGTTTGCGGTGAGGTGCCAATGTTTTTAACCTAAGCACCGAGCTCCCCTCATGCGGAGATACGCTATCGTTCTCGGTAAAAACCCGGAGCTCAGCATCGCAGAGCTCAGAGCATTCTCCAAAAGGTTCAGGTTAGGGATTAGGATACTTGAGGAGCATCTCTCAGGCCCAAATACGAGCTGGGTTCTCATCAAGGCAAAGGAAGAGATAGAAAGATATTTCAGATGGCTCGGAGGCTCTCTGAAGCTTGTCTGGATTATCGGGAATGGGGAGGATGCGATAGAACATCTCGAATATGCAAGGCTCTTTACCCTCAGCCTTTACGGGAACAACGACTGGCGGGTGTGGAGGAAGCTTGGGTCAAAAGTCAAGGAAATCCTCAAGAGGAAAGACAGAACGAAGTTCTTTAAACCTGCCAACGTTTACGCCATGCCCGGCGAGCTCCTGCTAAAGGGCTTTCCAGAGACCAAGGACTTCGTATTCTTCTTCAGGGACGGTGATATCCTCGTGGGAGAGACCGTTAGGATAACGGATCCCTTCGAACTCAAGAAACTTGACGTTGAAAGGCCGGTTGTGAGGCCCATCCTTTCGATACCACCAAGGCTTGCAAGGATAATGGTCAACCTCGCCGAGGTCAGGAGGGGGAATGTCCTCGATCCATTCTGCGGCATCGGAACAATCCTTCAAGAGCTCATCCTCCAGGGCCTGAACGCCTACGGAAGCGATAGGAATCCGGAAAGAATAAGGGAAGCCCGGAGAAATCTCGAGTGGCTTAGAAGAGAGTTCCGCGTCAGGAAGGTTGCCCAGCTTGAGATCTGCGACGTCAGAAGGCTTAGAAAGTGCTTCAGGACTCGCTTCGATGCTATAGTCACGGAGCCCTACATGGGCAAGCCCCTACGCCGAACGTCCACGAAGGAAGAGGCCGTGAAGATGGCAAGGGAGCTCGACCGCCTCTACTACGGGGCCTTCGAAAGCTTTGCGGACGTCCTGAAGAGGAACGCTCGCGTAGTTTTCGTCTTTCCAGCCTACAGGCTCGAGGGGGGTGGCATGTACAGGAGAAACCGCCCATGGCTTGAAGAGCTGGGCTTCGAGGTTCTCGAAAGGCATCTCGACTTCGAGGAGAGGCACAGGCTCATAAGGGACATCCACGTGATGAAGTTCAAAGGGTAGCAAAATTTATAAAGGCCCTTGCTCGTTAGGGAATTGGCACGAGCCGGGATAGCCTAGCCTGGTGGGGCGGGGGACTCGTAATCCCCAGGTCCCGGGTTCAAATCCCGGTCCCGGCTCCACAACTTTTCCGACATGTTTAAAAGCCTAGAATCCGCCACCCTTCTGGGTGAGAGTATGGCGGTTAAGCGATTACCGGGAAAAGTGAGAAGGGCCCTTCGGGCGAGATACTATGATATCGAGCCGCGAGCCTGGATAGGGAAGAGGGGGCTTGAGGAGAGCGTCATAAAGGAGATAGAAACTCAACTCGCGAGAACCGGCGTCCTTAAGGTTGAGATAAGAAAGGGCGCCCTCATCGCGACCAAGATGACGAGAAAACAGATAGCAGAGAAGGTCGCCGAGCTCACGGACAGCGAGCTCCTCGAGGTCAGGGGCAAAAGGTTTATATTGTTCCGCCCGAGAGAGGGGTGGGAAAGGTATTTAAAGAGACTCCAGCTTAAGGAGCAGGCAAAGAGGAGGGCTCAGGAGGAGCCCGTACGCAAGATTAAGCTCGATATCCTCGAATTCCGGAAGAAGTTCAAGAAGGGGAGGGGTTGAAGAATGGCGACGGTTTATGATGTTCCCGGTGACCTGCTCGTCGAAAGGGTTGCCCAGAAGCTCAAGGAGATACCAGAAATAAAGCCTCCTGAGTGGGCTCCGTTCGTAAAGACCGGGAGGCATAAGGAGAGGCTTCCGGAGCAGGAGGACTGGTGGTACTACAGGGTCGCTTCCATACTCAGGAGGGTCTATGTGGATGGCCCCGTTGGCATCGAGAGACTTAGGACTTACTACGGTGGTAGGAAGAATCGTGGTCATGCACCGGAGCGCTTCTACAAGGCCGGTGGAAGTATAATAAGGAAGGCCCTTCAGCAACTCGAGGCTGCAGGTTTCGTGGAGAAGGTTCCTGGTAAGGGGAGGGTTGTAACGCCCAAGGGCAGGAGCTTTCTCGACAAGATAGCTACCGAGCTCAAGAAGGAGCTTGAAGAGATAATTCCCGAGCTCAAGAAGTACTGAGCTTCCCTTTTCTCTTCACCCTTGGCCTCCACAAAAATTTTATACCTTCCAGTGGATGCTCTCAGGGGATGGTAAATGGTGAAGATAAAGGCATCAAAGCTCAGGGATGTTGAGCTCATAACTGACACCGGCATGAGGCTCGGTTGGGTTTACGACCTGAGCTTCGACGAAAAAACCGGAGAGCTTCTTGTAATAGTCGCGGAACCTGACGAGGACTTGGACACGAGCCAGTTCGTCACTACCCACGAGGGTCTCCTCCTAATACCAATAAGCGCCGTCAAGAGCATCGGCGAGGTAATAATCATTGACTCCTCTAAGCTAGCCGTGAAGTCCAAGCTGAGGAGCACCGGGAGGCATTCCTGATTGTCCCTCCAGACACTTCTTCCAGAGGAGGGCAAGGTTTACGAGCTCCTGCTCGTCACGAAAACCAACGTAACGCCAGTAGGTGTCGTTAGGAGGGGAAATATTCTGCACTTTAAGCTGTTCGAGGGAAGGAGCTTCGAAGATCTGAAGGCATGGCCCTACGCCGTTCTTCATGTAGTAGATGATGTCGAACTCCTCGTGAAGGCGGCCTTCAACTTTTCCCTCTCCCTTGAATTCGTTCCAGCCGAGAAGGTCCCTCTGCAAAGAATTGAAGGTTTCTCCTGGATCGAGGGAAGTGTTAAGTGCTTAGAAGGACTTATCGAGGACTCCCTGGGAAGTAGTCAGGTGCTAAGGTGCACCTTCGCACCAGTCCACGTTGGAATCATAGCGAGACCACCAAGGCCCCTTAGCAGGGCCGACTGTTACCTGCTAGAACTCGCGGTTCTTGCCTCAAGGATTCTAGTGGCAAGAAAGAGAGGAATCGACTCATCGAAGATGCTCGACAAGGCAAGGGAACTCTTCGGAGAATACGAAAGGTTAGGAGGAAGGAGTGAGACCGCCCGGGAGATCATGCGGCTCTTAGGCCAGGAATATCTGTAGGGTGGCTTCCTCTCCAGGCTCCAGCTCGTCGATTTCCCACACGACCTTGCCATCTTCGATTTTAACATCCCCTTTGGTAGCCCAAGCCTCAATGGCCTTGGCTGCCTTCTCATACCTGAAACCGTGGAGAGCCCTTAGCTTCGGAGCCCTTATCTTGACAAAGTAGTACCTGCCCAGCCTGTCTTCGACAACTAGAGGCCTAAAGAACGCCACGTAGGAGCTGGTAGCAAAGAGTGCCAGGAAAATGAAAAGGATTAAGGGCAGATGGCTTCCCTTGGTGTATGCGAGCGACGGGGTGTAATTTGGCGAGGGAGTAATCGGAGGAGTTGTTGCTTGGGATATAGACGTCTCCGTATAGGTCGGGCTCATGGTTAAGGGCGTGGACGTTGGGGCCTCAAGCGTTATGGACTCTCTAGCCGAGAGATAGCGAGAGCTCTCTACAATCACCGTAATGAGACCGTACCCAATATCTTCTCCATCGAAGCGCACGGTACCGTTAGCGTCCGTTGTTCCGTATGCTTTTCCCTCGGGTCCAACAGCAACTACTGGGACTTCCGCTATTGGACTCCCTGTCGGGTCGAGCACCCTCACGACGAGCTCAGAGCCCTCTTGCCGGAGCATAAGGATAGGCCTCTTAACATCCACAACGGTCTCTACGATTTTTTCGTCCAGATTAAGCACGACTCTGTATGTTCCAGGCTCACTAACTGGATACTCAACCATTCCGCTCTCGTCTGTCAGCATCGTGGTGTTTCCTATCGTCACAGGTATCCCCGAAACGGGCCTATTCCCTTCCGTAACCCTCACCACTATCGCACCGTTCTCAAAGCTGACTGAGTACCTGAGGTCCCTCCTGTAAACCGTAAAGTTCAGCGATACCTCCTTCCTGACTCCATAAAAGTCGGCAGAGAGAACGGCGGTGTAGTTCCCGGGTTCTGGCCTTTCTATCTTCACGGAGCGTCTCCAAGTCTCCCCAGGGGAAAGGTATACTATGAACCGCTCGCCCTTCAAGAGGCTTCCGTTCATGTATAATTTGAACTCAACGGTCCCTATCAGGATTGAGTTAGCCTTCGAGGAAAGTGTTAGTAGGAGACCCACATCCTTCCCGTAAAGATAGCGCTCCGCTCCCTCTATGGAGAGTGAGTAACCTATGACCGATTTAACACGGAGCCTGAAGGGAACTTCCACAAGCTGGCTCCCGAATCTAGCCACTACTTTTAGCTCGTAGACCCCAGCTTGGGCATCATTTATGTAAATCGTTAGAGTTACGTTGGTGGCGTTCCCGGGGGGGAGAAGCCTTATGAAGGCCTGCGTGAAGAGAATTCCTCTCACTGGACCGGCAATGTAAACGGTCACGTTCTCGGCCGGTTCACTTCCAGCGTTCCTGACGGTAACGTTCAGGTGCAGGACCTCGCCTGGCAGCCCTTCCAGGTAGTTTGGGTTCACCTCCAGCGTCAGGGAAGACTGAGCTCCCACGGGGAAGTTTATGAGCATGAGAACCGCGAAAAAGATAGCAAGCTTCCTCAATTCTCACACCTCCAGGAGTTGTCTTTG belongs to Pyrococcus yayanosii CH1 and includes:
- a CDS encoding YhbY family RNA-binding protein gives rise to the protein MAVKRLPGKVRRALRARYYDIEPRAWIGKRGLEESVIKEIETQLARTGVLKVEIRKGALIATKMTRKQIAEKVAELTDSELLEVRGKRFILFRPREGWERYLKRLQLKEQAKRRAQEEPVRKIKLDILEFRKKFKKGRG
- a CDS encoding DUF447 domain-containing protein; protein product: MSLQTLLPEEGKVYELLLVTKTNVTPVGVVRRGNILHFKLFEGRSFEDLKAWPYAVLHVVDDVELLVKAAFNFSLSLEFVPAEKVPLQRIEGFSWIEGSVKCLEGLIEDSLGSSQVLRCTFAPVHVGIIARPPRPLSRADCYLLELAVLASRILVARKRGIDSSKMLDKARELFGEYERLGGRSETAREIMRLLGQEYL
- a CDS encoding helix-turn-helix transcriptional regulator — translated: MRTWIFLLFLMLLLPLASAQYIPIDLQLKVYRDGVVEVSMRIIPEEYAFQVEIPLLGKNVEGIEVTDENGEPLVYEIRGDVLVVYPEDADEILVSYYTPDLTMKEGVVWTLKVSINQTFTVVLPEGTVIVGLSDIPISLSGNTIEMPPGNQSISYVFEDIIPERRRFYTYFLIGAVIIALLVALRFWRRPKKVEEKPPEDFLSRLMREYNLNDDEIRAIKYLMEVGGGASQADVRKALDIPKTSAWRMFRRLEQRGLVKIYKKGRENWVELAIDIQNET
- a CDS encoding 30S ribosomal protein S19e yields the protein MATVYDVPGDLLVERVAQKLKEIPEIKPPEWAPFVKTGRHKERLPEQEDWWYYRVASILRRVYVDGPVGIERLRTYYGGRKNRGHAPERFYKAGGSIIRKALQQLEAAGFVEKVPGKGRVVTPKGRSFLDKIATELKKELEEIIPELKKY
- a CDS encoding COG1470 family protein, whose protein sequence is MRKLAIFFAVLMLINFPVGAQSSLTLEVNPNYLEGLPGEVLHLNVTVRNAGSEPAENVTVYIAGPVRGILFTQAFIRLLPPGNATNVTLTIYINDAQAGVYELKVVARFGSQLVEVPFRLRVKSVIGYSLSIEGAERYLYGKDVGLLLTLSSKANSILIGTVEFKLYMNGSLLKGERFIVYLSPGETWRRSVKIERPEPGNYTAVLSADFYGVRKEVSLNFTVYRRDLRYSVSFENGAIVVRVTEGNRPVSGIPVTIGNTTMLTDESGMVEYPVSEPGTYRVVLNLDEKIVETVVDVKRPILMLRQEGSELVVRVLDPTGSPIAEVPVVAVGPEGKAYGTTDANGTVRFDGEDIGYGLITVIVESSRYLSARESITLEAPTSTPLTMSPTYTETSISQATTPPITPSPNYTPSLAYTKGSHLPLILFIFLALFATSSYVAFFRPLVVEDRLGRYYFVKIRAPKLRALHGFRYEKAAKAIEAWATKGDVKIEDGKVVWEIDELEPGEEATLQIFLA
- a CDS encoding TRM11 family SAM-dependent methyltransferase encodes the protein MRRYAIVLGKNPELSIAELRAFSKRFRLGIRILEEHLSGPNTSWVLIKAKEEIERYFRWLGGSLKLVWIIGNGEDAIEHLEYARLFTLSLYGNNDWRVWRKLGSKVKEILKRKDRTKFFKPANVYAMPGELLLKGFPETKDFVFFFRDGDILVGETVRITDPFELKKLDVERPVVRPILSIPPRLARIMVNLAEVRRGNVLDPFCGIGTILQELILQGLNAYGSDRNPERIREARRNLEWLRREFRVRKVAQLEICDVRRLRKCFRTRFDAIVTEPYMGKPLRRTSTKEEAVKMARELDRLYYGAFESFADVLKRNARVVFVFPAYRLEGGGMYRRNRPWLEELGFEVLERHLDFEERHRLIRDIHVMKFKG
- a CDS encoding PRC-barrel domain-containing protein; protein product: MVKIKASKLRDVELITDTGMRLGWVYDLSFDEKTGELLVIVAEPDEDLDTSQFVTTHEGLLLIPISAVKSIGEVIIIDSSKLAVKSKLRSTGRHS